Proteins found in one Sorghum bicolor cultivar BTx623 chromosome 1, Sorghum_bicolor_NCBIv3, whole genome shotgun sequence genomic segment:
- the LOC110430356 gene encoding uncharacterized protein LOC110430356 gives MADIALLVVEELERGTKRAAALRRRSREPPGGGGVACCPASAFASGSDPRKQSAWAMASAPAGVGVPVPVPGTGTETSGTMGLAAADGFFSA, from the coding sequence ATGGCGGACATAGCGCTGCTGGTGGTCGAGGAGTTGGAGCGGGGGACAAAGAGGGCAGCAGCACTGAGGCGGAGGAGCCGAGAACCGCCCGGCGGTGGTGGTGTTGCCTGCTGCCCTGCTTCCGCTTTCGCCTCCGGCTCCGATCCCAGGAAGCAGAGCGCTTGGGCGATGGCATCTGCACCTGCTGGGGTGGgcgtgccggtgccggtgccggggACGGGGACGGAGACATCGGGGACAATGGGGCTGGCCGCCGCCGACGGCTTCTTCTCTGCTTAG
- the LOC8063055 gene encoding uncharacterized protein C18orf8 has translation MLGNQIQGGLGTPGALSHAYVQHPPLRCDIPDIRGLFYDDANKFLIAPTADRILYWKTTLSTPSGPPNSDPVNEGPVLSVRYSLDHKAIGIQRSRHEIEFRNRETGETCSKKCRADSETILGFFWTDCPTCDVILVKTSGLDLLAYEPQSHAFHLVESKKFNVSWYLYTHESRLILLASGMQCTMFTGYQFSAGGIVKIPKFEMMMSKSEANNKPVLAADDVHIVTVYGRIYCLQLDRVSMSLNLYRFYRDAVVQQCTLPTYSSRIAVSAVDNIIMVHQIDAKVVILYDVSLDSYAPVSAPLPLLVRGLPINSRQVSQTADSQSSAYGGTIYGEGWNFLIPDLICDAENGLLWKLHLDLEAIAASSSDAPSILEFLQRRKSDPSMVKTLCLAIVRTIILERRSVPTVAKAMDIVLDSYTRLMKMGGAFPGVRRTHEQNQQSGSQPNEGSHVVSQESSPGTAVRPDVNPDQASGAVNVSVQSNSGVEHAIDSISSDSADNRSDVVDKRHQAVGEASRPLSSGTLTQHGQHAGTVAISPIEMFQSVFTLVEDEMMGDPAYLIAVITEFLRSVSKSGLKAPHNLYVMMATLLARSNRYAEIALFVSNKILEPCKELAMQLMELGLQHPPTRKLGMDMLRERGLHHDYVTAMLQEGYYLEALRYARKYKVITVQPALFLEKAVAKNSAHNLAAVLSFFCEFTPSFKTTSDFGRYRHILSEMV, from the exons ATGCTGGGCAATCAGATACAAGGGGGCTTGGGCACACCTGGGGCGCTGTCTCATGCTTATGTTCAGCATCCTCCGCTGCGATGTGACATACCAGACATTCGGGGTCTGTTCTATGATGATGCAAATAAGTTCCTTATAGCTCCAACTGCTGATCGG ATATTGTACTGGAAAACAACACTATCTACTCCATCTGGACCTCCAAACTCTGATCCAGTTAATGAAGGACCTGTCTTGTCAGTTCGATATTCGCTGGATCATAAAGCGATTGGGATTCAACGATCCAGACATGAAATTGAGTTTAGAAATAGGGAAACAGGGGAGACTTGTAGCAAAAAGTGCAGAGCTGATTCAGAAACTATACTGGGCTTTTTCTGGACAGATTGCCCAACATGTGATGTTATACTTGTAAAAACAAG TGGTCTTGATCTTCTTGCCTATGAGCCTCAGTCCCATGcgtttcacttggtggaatcaaaGAAATTCAATGTGAGCTGGTATCTTTACACACATGAAAGTAGGCTGATTCTTCTTGCTTCTGGAATGCAATGCACGATGTTTACTGGCTATCAG TTTTCTGCTGGTGGGATTGTCAAAATACCGAAGTTTGAGATgatgatgtctaaaagtgaagcAAACAACAAGCCTGTTCTAGCTGCAGATGATGTTCACATTGTAACAGT CTACGGTAGGATTTATTGCTTGCAGCTTGACAGAGTTAGTATGTCATTGAATCTATATCGCTTTTACCGTGATGCTGTTGTACAGCAG TGTACTCTGCCGACATACTCAAGCAGAATTGCAGTTAGTGCCGTTGACAACATAATTATGGTTCACCAAATAGATGCAAAAGTAGTCATACTTTATGATGTGTCCCTGGATTCTTATGCCCCAGTTTCTGCGCCACTTCCACTACTAGTGAGAGGGCTGCCCATCAATAGTAGACAAGTATCTCAGACTGCAGATAGCCAGTCTAGTGCATATGGTGGAACCATCTATGGAGAAGGTTGGAACTTTCTCATTCCGGACCTCATCTGTGATGCTGAGAATGGGCTCTTATGGAAGCTCCATTTAGACCTGGAG GCTATTGCTGCTAGTAGCTCTGATGCTCCTTCAATTTTGGAATTCCTTCAGAGACGAAAGTCTGACCCAAGCATg GTTAAGACTCTATGCCTTGCTATTGTTCGGACAATCATCCTGGAAAGGAGGTCAGTGCCCACAGTTGCTAAGGCAATGGATATTGTTCTTGATTCCTACACACGTTTGATGAAAATGGGAGGAGCTTTTCCTGGGGTTAGGCGGACACATGAGCAAAATCAGCAGTCAGGTAGTCAACCTAATGAGGGCTCCCATGTGGTTTCTCAGGAATCTAGTCCTGGAACAGCAGTTAGACCTGATGTGAACCCAGACCAGGCAAGTGGGGCTGTGAATGTATCTGTACAGTCAAATTCAGGGGTTGAGCATGCAATAGACAGTATATCTTCTGATTCTGCAGACAATAGATCTGATGTTGTCGACAAAAGACATCAAGCTGTAGGTGAAGCTAGCCGACCATTGTCTTCAGGCACATTGACTCAACATGGACAACATGCTGGAACCGTGGCAATTTCTCCAATTGAGATGTTCCAGTCTGTCTTTACACTTGTTGAAGATGAAATGATGGGTGACCCTGCATATCTTATTGCTGTCATCACGGAGTTTCTACGGAG TGTATCAAAGTCTGGGCTCAAGGCTCCTCACAACCtttatgtgatgatggcaacACTACTAGCTCGTAGCAATCGTTATGCTGAAATAGCATTGTTTGTGTCAAACAAG ATTCTTGAACCGTGTAAAGAACTGGCAATGCAACTCATGGAGCTGGGTCTGCAGCACCCGCCAACAAGGAAGCTGGGCATGGACATGCTGAGGGAGCGAGGCCTGCATCACGACTACGTGACTGCGATGCTGCAAGAAGGGTACTACTTGGAGGCCTTGCGCTATGCCAGAAAATACAAG GTGATCACCGTGCAGCCTGCCCTGTTCCTGGAGAAAGCCGTGGCGAAGAACAGCGCCCACAACCTGGCTGCAGTGCTGAGCTTCTTCTGCGAGTTCACTCCGAGCTTCAAGACCACATCGGACTTCGGCAGATACCGGCATATCCTGTCTGAAATGGTTTGA